From Sulfuracidifex tepidarius, one genomic window encodes:
- a CDS encoding ABC transporter permease, whose translation MIEKVITYEMKRAVARRKVITLVAITLVFEIGIYGLLAYANTARVSQLLDPFHPYLWLVGILLPQSLLLHFIAISVSSGSMSEEYEQGTVDFFMTKPITRFTFVSGKYVGGFILVSVIYLLMVAISLVMSFSLFGAQKYVYFLPTIVGSVILSALVFYSIAFMLGEALRKSSLAFLVSSSILIGSILVTTILIFVATILKDPTYSSYAQYLPSWGAEELPFFVAQKVPNVYLLLNFLSVFPIGQGTIAQAAVSIFGFSSIPTALSYISFLRRDVPKKVS comes from the coding sequence ATGATAGAAAAGGTAATTACTTATGAAATGAAGCGGGCTGTTGCGAGGAGGAAAGTCATTACTCTGGTTGCTATAACACTCGTGTTTGAGATAGGAATTTACGGGCTCCTAGCTTACGCTAATACTGCGAGGGTCTCACAACTCCTCGACCCATTTCACCCATACCTTTGGCTTGTAGGAATACTCCTACCGCAGTCGCTCTTACTTCACTTCATTGCCATTTCAGTGTCTTCAGGGTCAATGAGCGAAGAGTACGAACAGGGCACGGTGGACTTCTTCATGACAAAACCCATAACTAGGTTCACCTTCGTTTCGGGGAAGTACGTGGGTGGATTCATCCTAGTTAGTGTGATCTACCTCTTGATGGTAGCTATTTCCTTAGTCATGTCTTTCTCTCTCTTCGGGGCTCAGAAGTACGTTTACTTCCTTCCTACCATAGTGGGGAGCGTGATCCTCTCAGCTCTGGTCTTCTACTCTATAGCCTTCATGTTGGGGGAAGCGTTAAGGAAGAGTAGTTTAGCCTTTCTCGTCTCTAGCTCCATCCTGATAGGATCTATCCTAGTTACGACTATCCTTATATTCGTGGCTACAATACTCAAGGACCCGACGTATTCGTCATACGCTCAGTACTTACCCAGCTGGGGAGCCGAGGAGTTACCCTTCTTTGTAGCACAGAAGGTACCTAACGTTTACTTATTACTGAACTTCCTCTCAGTGTTTCCGATAGGGCAAGGGACCATAGCCCAAGCCGCAGTCTCGATCTTCGGTTTCTCATCCATCCCTACAGCTTTGAGTTACATCTCCTTCCTAAGAAGGGACGTGCCAAAGAAGGTCAGCTGA
- a CDS encoding universal stress protein: MFRRILVGFDGSSQSVKALEMALALAKLHGSKVKVVEAIPATHPSGLYLLKEELKEKERILRNRELTRQKAEETRVEVEYVPLRGEPGYVISRVAEEEDFDLVVVGNRGLRGFKKLFSESVSSSVIENSRRNVLVVKT, encoded by the coding sequence ATGTTCAGAAGAATTCTGGTTGGTTTCGACGGGTCATCTCAGTCAGTGAAGGCACTGGAAATGGCTTTGGCTTTAGCAAAGTTACACGGCAGTAAAGTGAAGGTTGTAGAGGCTATACCCGCAACCCATCCCTCAGGGCTGTACTTGCTTAAAGAGGAATTGAAGGAGAAGGAAAGGATATTAAGGAACAGGGAGTTGACCAGGCAGAAAGCTGAAGAGACAAGGGTTGAAGTGGAATACGTACCCTTGAGAGGAGAACCGGGATACGTTATCTCAAGGGTAGCGGAAGAGGAGGACTTCGATCTAGTTGTTGTAGGGAACCGCGGCCTGAGAGGCTTCAAGAAGCTTTTCTCGGAAAGCGTTTCCTCTAGCGTGATAGAAAACTCTAGAAGAAACGTGTTAGTAGTTAAGACCTAA
- a CDS encoding MFS transporter: MDITKNIDFSSWSKPHWTLFSSLALGFFMWGVISSIAPLFYPSVNAIWFLIVPILAQLVGDLVISALSDVKLGRKTTFFLTMTLYGSGAMVVFLAAMTGKSPFFLPMIVLGIVLADLGIEGEVPTSLSYTAETMPLRLRETMLILLPNFDNVGAAFASAIAYLTYYVSDSYLIELRVLGLTAIVLVGVAIVLRRALPESVRWLVKEGKEDDARKVAEEFHPVMEEKEKKVDRTASLLTRFMFLILISVSQYLTYGLMAYTIADFYFKGLTVDLIALVANVGASSAGLIASALASKLGSRKFAFLSFLGGTVSMIPILMLVTSLIPFSMVTFYVLLTANMFFSEFGWAVRTVFEPTLMPIRARALFIGVVRVAPMLSYAASIQLTSSFSEVQFVGFNLALWSLGLAGSLLWLGKGYDTNMVPIEETSGERGTVKS; this comes from the coding sequence GTGGACATTACAAAAAACATTGACTTTTCCTCGTGGTCGAAGCCCCACTGGACCCTATTCTCTTCCTTAGCCTTAGGTTTCTTCATGTGGGGGGTCATATCCAGCATAGCGCCTCTGTTCTATCCTTCAGTTAACGCAATATGGTTCCTTATAGTCCCCATCTTGGCCCAACTCGTGGGAGACCTAGTGATCTCGGCTCTCTCAGATGTGAAACTCGGGAGGAAGACGACCTTCTTCCTCACCATGACGCTCTACGGGTCAGGCGCCATGGTCGTCTTCCTGGCTGCGATGACAGGGAAATCACCTTTCTTCCTTCCCATGATCGTCCTGGGGATAGTCCTAGCTGACCTGGGTATAGAGGGGGAGGTGCCTACGTCCTTGTCTTACACTGCAGAAACTATGCCCCTGAGGCTCAGAGAAACCATGCTGATCCTCCTTCCCAACTTCGATAACGTAGGGGCTGCTTTCGCTTCAGCTATAGCTTACCTGACCTATTACGTTTCTGACTCTTACCTCATCGAGCTCAGGGTCCTCGGGCTCACTGCCATCGTCCTGGTGGGGGTAGCTATAGTCCTCAGGAGAGCCCTCCCTGAGAGCGTAAGGTGGCTCGTTAAGGAAGGGAAAGAGGACGACGCGAGGAAGGTAGCTGAGGAGTTCCACCCTGTCATGGAGGAAAAGGAGAAGAAAGTGGATAGAACGGCCTCCCTCCTGACCAGGTTCATGTTCCTGATCCTGATCAGCGTGTCCCAATACTTGACGTACGGACTGATGGCGTACACGATAGCAGACTTCTACTTTAAGGGGTTAACGGTAGACTTGATAGCGTTAGTAGCTAACGTGGGAGCGTCGTCTGCTGGTTTAATAGCTTCCGCCCTAGCCAGTAAACTGGGTTCTAGGAAGTTCGCCTTTCTCTCCTTCCTAGGAGGGACAGTAAGCATGATACCTATCCTGATGTTAGTCACGTCGCTTATCCCCTTCTCCATGGTCACTTTCTACGTCCTGCTCACAGCTAACATGTTCTTCAGCGAGTTCGGGTGGGCCGTCAGGACGGTGTTCGAGCCTACCCTGATGCCTATCAGAGCCAGAGCACTCTTCATCGGTGTTGTGAGAGTAGCTCCCATGTTGTCCTACGCTGCATCAATACAGCTGACCAGCTCTTTCAGTGAGGTTCAGTTCGTAGGTTTCAACTTGGCTTTATGGTCTCTCGGTTTAGCTGGCTCTCTCCTGTGGTTAGGCAAGGGTTACGATACGAATATGGTCCCCATAGAGGAGACGAGTGGGGAGAGAGGTACAGTCAAGTCTTGA
- a CDS encoding mechanosensitive ion channel family protein, with protein sequence MLKFYQKFTIGILLGFTLFAINIVILEKNLLPTIYETALKASSIVIGGIYFTIIFSDGIREILIKEKNSSQVSIVIPNVVKYVGYILVFIGVLAVFGVTSAEALAGGTFAGLILGLALQPVLENFFAGILIISTGFISIGDHVRVLNSQIPYVPANLPPYKFFSREYIEQGLEGTVVEIDLFYSRVLLENGRELRIPNSLLLKSSVIDYTSKLSKNIYVSLRVEFPLDKVDLSTLEEQVKDSLKEFEIEEGPYLSEQSDKDNVIVSLRIVADVNSWKRTKSDALRELLYLRSKMIKGQTLR encoded by the coding sequence ATGTTGAAGTTTTACCAAAAATTCACCATAGGAATCTTACTCGGATTTACTCTCTTTGCAATTAATATAGTAATCTTAGAGAAAAATCTTCTGCCTACCATTTACGAGACTGCCTTGAAGGCTTCGAGCATAGTAATAGGAGGAATTTACTTCACCATCATCTTTTCAGACGGTATTAGGGAAATTCTAATTAAAGAGAAGAACTCTTCCCAAGTATCAATAGTCATCCCCAACGTGGTAAAATACGTCGGTTACATCTTAGTTTTCATCGGAGTGCTTGCAGTCTTCGGAGTTACCTCTGCCGAAGCCCTCGCCGGAGGGACTTTCGCAGGGCTCATATTGGGTCTAGCTTTACAGCCCGTGCTGGAGAACTTCTTTGCAGGGATATTAATAATTTCAACCGGTTTTATCTCAATAGGAGACCACGTAAGGGTTCTGAACTCGCAGATACCTTACGTACCTGCTAACTTGCCTCCTTACAAGTTCTTCTCAAGGGAATACATAGAACAAGGGCTTGAAGGGACTGTGGTTGAAATAGACTTGTTTTACTCCAGGGTTCTACTGGAGAACGGCAGGGAGCTCAGGATCCCTAATTCCCTCCTCTTGAAGTCATCTGTCATAGACTACACGTCAAAGTTATCCAAGAACATATACGTGAGCTTGAGGGTCGAATTCCCCTTGGATAAGGTAGACCTGAGCACTCTAGAGGAACAGGTGAAGGACTCGTTGAAGGAGTTCGAGATCGAGGAAGGTCCTTATTTGAGTGAGCAGAGCGACAAAGACAACGTGATAGTGTCCTTGAGGATAGTTGCAGACGTAAATTCATGGAAGAGGACTAAGTCAGACGCTCTGAGAGAACTCCTGTATTTAAGGAGTAAGATGATAAAAGGGCAGACACTCAGATAA
- a CDS encoding winged helix-turn-helix domain-containing protein: MTNYNLDPKSTELEVLEYLSVKGRDRAANISRATGLNNKTVWQSLQRLTETGMVVKDEFDVYSITESGKEAVAQLKSDKKMKMRYLAAKIARHVDEIDEDEIDTLEKLEKEIRKDT; this comes from the coding sequence ATGACTAACTATAACTTGGATCCTAAATCAACTGAGTTAGAAGTTTTGGAGTATCTGAGCGTAAAGGGTAGGGACAGGGCGGCCAATATCTCTAGAGCTACCGGGCTGAACAACAAGACTGTCTGGCAGTCTCTACAGCGTCTGACCGAGACGGGAATGGTCGTAAAGGACGAGTTCGACGTCTACTCGATTACCGAGTCAGGCAAGGAAGCAGTAGCCCAGCTTAAGAGCGATAAGAAGATGAAGATGAGGTACCTAGCAGCTAAGATAGCCAGACACGTAGACGAGATAGACGAGGACGAGATAGACACCCTTGAGAAGTTAGAGAAGGAGATCAGAAAAGATACGTGA
- a CDS encoding type II secretion system F family protein, giving the protein MKQRREDPFMEIEFGFYLMSRSPLFVASMALLVASLFMALFPYMRLSLPFFLPYYELFLVAGSVLLAGSALTKPWRKGKRYHGTKGEVLGKVIFGRERFNSLVRSYMSKVERDMTLSSENDNSLSFVSDFVGRSISYTLLCGGIDAVSVLSLLIARLPLFSLLLVQAIWIVPFLMYEYPAIYYRGKSKKESKDVSYELPFFVFLSSVASSSGLNLSYVYKRIYEKSVFRGFGRESKAFIREMRNHGKSLIQFVDYRARVHPLKEYASFLYAYSSVFRAGGGIQDYLNDKAKEFVNVLNFRWSFYADRISSVGETIIISFLVFPTLFLVLSIFGGISLLYLLILMPPFFMVALYAMVREWRPKTFDDLSFNSTVPLALGVMSFLVGVISHAPLFVDVYVSLVIASISMYLQVKNKISEVRNVEDNLPQFLRDLTEYRKIGYNVNKSLVKVSLSESYTGRFKEILGKASSQVKSGIPLNEVSISSSSWMGKFTFFMLGLISESGNVSTMLLEELNDFTRKYVEYKREALSRIRMYQFLGVMTPILLTFVVLITTVLLSSFGGYLTGVSPTISTTGVYTFQGVHISQELKELMYVFIELSSFFVGLILGKASSGTIANTVISIVGLTLALVGILAFTYVEPSIARLFMP; this is encoded by the coding sequence ATGAAACAGAGACGCGAAGATCCTTTCATGGAAATTGAGTTCGGCTTTTACCTCATGAGTAGGTCCCCACTATTCGTAGCTTCCATGGCCTTGTTGGTAGCTTCCCTCTTCATGGCCTTGTTTCCTTACATGAGGTTATCGCTCCCCTTTTTCCTGCCTTACTACGAGCTATTTCTAGTGGCTGGTTCTGTCCTCCTCGCGGGTTCAGCCCTCACTAAACCTTGGAGAAAGGGAAAGAGGTATCACGGGACGAAAGGAGAAGTCTTGGGGAAGGTGATATTTGGGAGGGAGAGGTTCAACTCCCTTGTTAGGTCTTACATGTCCAAGGTAGAGAGGGACATGACCTTGAGCTCCGAGAACGACAACAGCTTGTCATTCGTTTCTGATTTCGTGGGTAGATCTATTTCCTATACACTGCTCTGCGGAGGAATTGACGCGGTGTCGGTCCTCTCCCTACTCATAGCTAGGCTACCCTTATTCTCGCTTCTCCTGGTTCAGGCTATCTGGATAGTTCCTTTCCTGATGTACGAATATCCCGCAATATATTACAGAGGAAAGTCTAAGAAGGAGTCCAAGGACGTGAGTTACGAGCTTCCGTTCTTCGTCTTCCTTTCCTCTGTGGCTTCCTCCTCCGGACTTAACTTGTCCTACGTTTACAAGAGGATATATGAGAAGAGTGTGTTTAGGGGTTTCGGTAGGGAGTCTAAGGCTTTCATCAGGGAGATGAGGAACCACGGGAAGTCGTTGATTCAATTCGTGGATTACAGAGCCAGGGTTCACCCCTTAAAGGAGTATGCATCCTTCCTTTACGCATACTCCTCAGTTTTCAGGGCTGGGGGAGGCATACAGGACTACCTGAACGACAAGGCTAAAGAGTTCGTGAACGTCCTAAACTTCAGGTGGTCCTTTTATGCAGACAGGATCTCATCCGTTGGAGAGACGATAATTATCTCCTTCCTGGTCTTCCCTACACTGTTCCTTGTGTTGTCTATATTTGGCGGGATAAGCCTTCTCTACCTCCTGATCTTGATGCCTCCTTTCTTTATGGTCGCGCTTTACGCTATGGTCAGGGAGTGGAGACCTAAGACCTTCGACGATCTGAGCTTCAACTCTACCGTACCGTTGGCGCTAGGAGTGATGTCTTTCCTAGTGGGGGTTATCTCACACGCACCGCTCTTCGTGGATGTTTATGTGTCCCTAGTCATTGCATCGATCTCCATGTACTTGCAAGTCAAGAACAAGATCAGTGAAGTCAGGAACGTTGAGGACAACTTACCCCAATTCTTGAGGGATCTAACTGAGTATAGGAAGATAGGATATAACGTGAACAAGTCCTTGGTTAAGGTATCATTGTCTGAGTCCTACACGGGTCGCTTCAAGGAGATCTTAGGGAAAGCAAGCTCACAGGTGAAGTCAGGAATTCCTCTAAATGAGGTATCAATATCGTCCTCGAGCTGGATGGGCAAGTTCACCTTCTTCATGCTCGGATTGATCTCCGAAAGCGGGAACGTCTCCACCATGTTACTCGAGGAACTTAACGACTTCACGAGGAAGTACGTTGAGTACAAGAGGGAGGCGTTGAGCAGGATAAGGATGTACCAATTCCTGGGAGTTATGACACCTATCCTTCTCACGTTCGTCGTGTTGATAACTACTGTGCTCCTGAGCTCCTTCGGAGGGTATTTAACTGGGGTTTCCCCTACCATCTCCACCACGGGGGTTTACACTTTTCAAGGGGTACATATCTCTCAGGAGCTCAAGGAACTGATGTATGTCTTCATTGAACTCTCTTCCTTCTTTGTGGGGTTAATCCTAGGAAAGGCGTCAAGCGGAACTATAGCTAACACTGTTATATCCATAGTAGGATTGACCTTAGCGTTGGTGGGAATACTCGCTTTCACGTATGTGGAGCCTTCCATAGCCAGGTTGTTTATGCCTTGA
- a CDS encoding type II/IV secretion system ATPase subunit has product MMKEIFFKNNSANRKSLGSSTEVVPTETTVSEFLEVKGKVLKEYTLKDVDPILSLVNVTVVSSGGKGYYLISEPSMSPDDVKVVGTIVDYVYSSMPTIEEDRGTFFSQKRKIMDYVKEVEEEMELVDNSLDVSKVTYFVLREMSYSGISPMIFDPLVEEIEVTSSEKPVTVVHRDFTEFFRLETNVRFSSERDLMRFVEKISDFGGRDVSIANPMQDFILKEGHRVAVTYGNEVSLPGTTLDIRKHPEEPFTIVDLLRFGTITIPEAVYMWIIAEARKFMLIVGPTGSGKTTLLNSVLMLLNPNAKFLTIEDTPELKLSNEVWVRLFTRTLNFDTGKEIDMADLVKLSLRYRPDYIIVGEIRGSEMEYLVQAVSTGHGGLTTFHGGNVEDVKTRIVSLLSDTVSKEFKNLLSSVVVIKNTTDYLSKKQVRKVTGIWESVGEGFEQIMSYESGGVSLSPQLKDAMNLMGWDENILWKEVKRRGELLSFMVKRNMSSYHEISSTLSEFYLYPEAMERRMEA; this is encoded by the coding sequence ATGATGAAAGAAATATTCTTTAAGAATAATTCTGCTAACAGAAAGTCCCTTGGGTCTTCCACGGAGGTAGTTCCGACGGAAACCACGGTGTCTGAGTTCCTCGAGGTGAAGGGAAAGGTGTTAAAGGAGTACACGCTTAAGGACGTTGATCCAATCCTTTCTTTGGTGAACGTAACGGTTGTGAGCAGCGGAGGAAAGGGATACTACTTGATCTCAGAGCCATCAATGAGCCCCGATGACGTCAAGGTGGTAGGCACAATAGTAGATTACGTTTATTCCTCAATGCCCACTATTGAAGAAGACAGGGGAACTTTCTTCTCGCAGAAGAGGAAGATAATGGACTACGTGAAGGAAGTTGAAGAAGAGATGGAATTAGTAGACAATTCCCTTGACGTATCCAAGGTAACTTACTTCGTACTGAGGGAGATGAGTTACTCCGGGATATCTCCGATGATCTTCGATCCGTTAGTGGAGGAGATAGAGGTCACCTCATCTGAGAAGCCCGTGACAGTAGTTCACCGTGACTTCACCGAGTTCTTCAGGCTTGAGACTAACGTTCGTTTCTCGTCTGAGAGGGACCTCATGAGGTTCGTGGAGAAGATTTCAGACTTCGGAGGCAGAGACGTGAGCATCGCAAACCCAATGCAGGACTTCATACTTAAGGAAGGACACAGGGTCGCGGTGACTTACGGAAACGAAGTCTCCCTCCCTGGAACTACGCTCGATATAAGGAAACATCCTGAGGAACCATTCACAATAGTTGACCTACTGAGGTTCGGGACGATCACAATCCCTGAGGCCGTCTACATGTGGATAATAGCTGAGGCAAGGAAGTTCATGCTCATAGTGGGACCTACTGGTTCGGGTAAGACGACGCTCTTGAATTCCGTCTTAATGTTACTTAACCCTAACGCTAAGTTCCTGACCATAGAGGACACGCCTGAATTGAAGTTGTCCAACGAGGTATGGGTTCGTCTATTCACCAGGACGCTCAATTTCGACACGGGGAAAGAAATCGATATGGCGGATCTGGTGAAGCTGTCGCTCAGGTATAGGCCGGACTACATTATCGTGGGCGAGATCAGGGGATCCGAAATGGAGTATCTGGTACAAGCAGTATCAACTGGACATGGAGGGCTAACCACGTTTCATGGAGGGAATGTGGAGGACGTGAAGACAAGGATAGTCTCTCTCTTGTCGGACACCGTGTCTAAGGAGTTCAAGAACCTGCTATCCAGCGTGGTCGTCATCAAGAACACTACTGACTACTTGAGCAAGAAGCAGGTGAGGAAGGTCACCGGAATTTGGGAAAGCGTGGGAGAAGGGTTCGAACAAATCATGTCTTACGAGAGCGGAGGGGTAAGCCTTTCACCACAGCTCAAGGACGCGATGAACCTGATGGGGTGGGACGAGAACATACTCTGGAAGGAAGTGAAGAGGAGAGGGGAGCTACTCTCCTTCATGGTAAAGAGAAACATGAGTTCTTACCATGAGATTTCCTCGACGTTAAGCGAGTTCTATCTCTACCCTGAAGCAATGGAGAGGAGGATGGAAGCATGA
- a CDS encoding archaellin/type IV pilin N-terminal domain-containing protein, producing the protein MKNFKSLKLKRGESNIIGSLFLILIVVVGAILVGYYVFGLISNNQAKTTMEILNENYVGGTLYLTLKNVGNALEDVNSVQVYHGNTVIGSYSSSGVTVMQPINPNPTTSSTSSLQPGQETVVQIPLSGAEPGQSVTVIVTVGSGQSENTVSQDFTLN; encoded by the coding sequence ATGAAAAACTTTAAGTCGTTAAAACTGAAAAGAGGAGAGTCGAACATTATAGGGAGCCTTTTTCTGATCCTTATAGTGGTTGTAGGTGCAATTCTTGTTGGTTATTACGTCTTCGGACTCATATCCAACAACCAGGCTAAGACCACCATGGAGATCTTGAACGAGAACTACGTCGGTGGCACTCTGTATTTGACATTGAAGAACGTAGGGAACGCGTTAGAGGACGTGAACAGTGTACAAGTATATCACGGAAATACAGTCATAGGGAGCTATTCGTCATCTGGAGTGACTGTAATGCAGCCCATCAATCCAAATCCCACAACCAGCTCAACTTCATCCTTACAGCCGGGTCAGGAAACAGTAGTTCAGATACCATTAAGCGGTGCTGAGCCTGGTCAATCTGTGACCGTCATCGTAACGGTAGGATCTGGACAGTCCGAAAACACGGTGTCTCAGGACTTCACTCTCAACTGA
- a CDS encoding archaellin/type IV pilin N-terminal domain-containing protein: MNARKSRKGVSEVVGAVLLILITLIAMVYLVETYLRQSGFADQGFAEEAHYQELKAGQMVDTVYYANHKVTQGYLDCFIIVNVGDNIVLSKHGVLSQDSGTPCPYYVEVSNSSGNTLLGSNSSITLTHGMTYKIMVLSKTELSSIYLNASGENIIEVSS; the protein is encoded by the coding sequence ATGAATGCGAGAAAATCAAGAAAAGGAGTATCTGAGGTTGTGGGGGCAGTCCTTCTGATACTGATAACTCTAATCGCAATGGTTTATTTGGTGGAGACTTACCTTAGGCAGTCGGGCTTCGCAGACCAAGGGTTCGCTGAAGAAGCCCATTACCAGGAACTTAAGGCCGGGCAAATGGTCGATACAGTTTACTATGCTAACCATAAAGTTACGCAGGGCTACTTGGATTGTTTCATAATAGTGAACGTTGGAGATAACATAGTCTTGTCTAAACACGGTGTGTTGAGCCAAGACTCGGGCACGCCTTGTCCTTACTATGTGGAAGTGTCGAACTCTTCGGGGAACACGCTCCTTGGAAGCAACAGCTCGATAACCCTGACCCATGGGATGACCTATAAGATCATGGTATTAAGCAAGACCGAGCTTTCCTCCATATACTTAAACGCGTCCGGAGAGAATATCATCGAGGTGAGCTCATGA
- a CDS encoding HPP family protein, with the protein MTNNHKLESPECDMMQFPSKKKKAASVLNLVISISVLVAVTVTTKTEFILPPFLATAATKYPDPDWRMNRSVVILFSYVLCSVIGLAFSLLGLHGIIMASIASFISFSLCVLMNIEHPPAVLATFLGVLERVHLFYIVHPIITGVIIVEGVNYLLTKYVEPRLG; encoded by the coding sequence ATGACAAACAATCATAAATTAGAGAGCCCTGAATGTGATATGATGCAGTTCCCTTCAAAGAAAAAGAAAGCTGCTTCCGTCCTGAACCTGGTAATTTCAATCTCCGTCCTGGTCGCAGTCACGGTCACGACGAAGACCGAGTTCATACTCCCTCCTTTCCTAGCTACAGCTGCAACTAAATATCCAGACCCGGACTGGAGGATGAACAGGAGCGTTGTGATATTGTTTTCATATGTCCTCTGTAGCGTAATAGGGTTAGCGTTCTCCCTCCTAGGCCTACACGGTATAATCATGGCGTCCATAGCGTCCTTTATCTCTTTTTCCTTGTGTGTCTTGATGAACATAGAGCACCCTCCAGCAGTCCTCGCAACTTTCCTGGGGGTGTTAGAGAGAGTCCACTTGTTTTACATTGTACACCCTATCATAACTGGAGTCATCATAGTAGAGGGAGTCAATTATCTCCTCACTAAATACGTTGAACCGAGATTAGGGTGA
- a CDS encoding zinc ribbon domain-containing protein, protein MGNDFVESMICRPVGMGGKTLWLDVSKPLVMKQLSQDLKMLFRSEGMTVTSTYSPNILVLQIHARGIRGHYYTVKVCQNQGKVLIETGITSARQQLEWASAETGIGVASDELLHNKFLTLLSGAFAGIDVASVLGSYQQESSILQQIQQVITSYGGQPPSAPGHPVQYHRFCPNCGNPLSRPSYFCPNCGHRL, encoded by the coding sequence ATGGGAAACGACTTCGTTGAGTCCATGATCTGCCGTCCTGTAGGGATGGGAGGGAAGACCTTGTGGTTAGACGTGAGCAAACCATTAGTCATGAAGCAGCTGTCCCAGGACTTGAAGATGCTATTCAGGAGCGAAGGGATGACCGTGACCTCCACCTACTCCCCCAACATCTTGGTCCTCCAAATCCATGCCAGGGGGATAAGGGGCCATTACTACACCGTGAAGGTATGCCAGAACCAGGGGAAGGTATTGATAGAGACCGGGATCACGAGCGCGAGGCAACAGCTGGAGTGGGCGTCTGCTGAGACGGGGATAGGCGTCGCTTCGGACGAGTTACTGCACAACAAGTTCCTCACCCTCCTCTCAGGGGCTTTCGCTGGGATCGACGTTGCCAGCGTTCTCGGGAGCTACCAGCAGGAGAGTTCTATCCTTCAGCAAATACAACAAGTGATTACGTCTTACGGTGGACAACCCCCTTCCGCACCGGGCCATCCAGTTCAGTACCATCGCTTCTGTCCAAACTGCGGTAATCCTCTCTCAAGACCTTCCTACTTCTGTCCTAACTGCGGTCATAGATTGTGA
- the uvsE gene encoding UV DNA damage repair endonuclease UvsE — MKIGYVSTNRSLCKADSTVKLDHLERVKGVANSNLECLKRTLEWNVEHDILFFRISSNTIPFASHPKMTFDWRKEMRGLLEEVGEVIREKSIRISMHPGQYTVLNSERGEVVRSSIEELKYHADLLDLMGVEGKIQIHVGSSKGGKEEGVRRFVENFSLLPENLRNRLVVENDDRVYTVRDCLEVWRGTGIPIVLDNLHHSLNNDGESLEEALDLVRGTWRGTPMMDYSSQEPGERRGVHASTLSETDFRDFLKVVKDVDVMLEIKDKEASALKAVRIAKEMNKIKSF, encoded by the coding sequence GTGAAGATAGGCTACGTGTCCACAAACCGCTCCCTGTGCAAGGCAGACTCTACGGTGAAACTCGATCATCTGGAGAGAGTGAAGGGTGTAGCTAACAGTAACCTGGAGTGTCTGAAGAGGACCTTGGAGTGGAACGTGGAACACGACATTCTCTTCTTCAGGATAAGCTCCAACACGATACCGTTCGCGTCCCATCCCAAGATGACCTTTGACTGGAGGAAGGAAATGAGGGGACTCTTGGAGGAGGTCGGGGAAGTGATAAGGGAGAAGTCCATCAGGATCTCAATGCATCCAGGGCAGTACACCGTCCTGAACTCTGAGAGGGGTGAAGTGGTGAGGAGCTCTATAGAGGAACTGAAGTACCACGCCGACTTGTTGGACTTGATGGGCGTTGAAGGAAAGATACAGATACACGTGGGTAGTTCCAAGGGAGGGAAGGAGGAAGGGGTCAGGAGGTTCGTTGAGAACTTCTCCCTGTTGCCTGAGAACTTGAGGAACAGACTGGTGGTGGAGAACGACGACAGGGTGTACACAGTGAGGGACTGCTTAGAGGTATGGAGGGGAACTGGGATACCGATAGTGCTGGACAACCTACACCATTCCCTGAACAACGACGGGGAGAGCTTGGAAGAAGCGCTGGACTTAGTGAGGGGAACTTGGAGGGGTACGCCTATGATGGACTACAGCTCCCAGGAGCCAGGGGAGAGGAGAGGCGTCCACGCCTCCACTTTGTCTGAAACGGACTTCAGGGATTTCCTGAAAGTTGTGAAAGACGTAGACGTCATGCTGGAGATAAAGGATAAGGAAGCCAGTGCCCTGAAGGCTGTGAGGATAGCCAAGGAGATGAATAAAATAAAATCTTTTTAA
- a CDS encoding PepK, which translates to MDRLYEEMKDSLGYVTVQDLRKELGMTLEEFMDTFYDYVKSNYELIPGGKEGFVIGGEMYGIIRRKK; encoded by the coding sequence TTGGATAGGTTGTATGAGGAGATGAAGGACTCGTTAGGATATGTAACTGTTCAGGATTTAAGGAAAGAACTGGGAATGACTCTTGAGGAATTTATGGACACTTTTTACGATTACGTTAAGAGTAATTATGAGTTGATACCAGGCGGAAAGGAAGGGTTTGTAATAGGCGGTGAAATGTACGGGATTATAAGACGCAAGAAGTAA